The Setaria viridis unplaced genomic scaffold, Setaria_viridis_v4.0 scaffold_297, whole genome shotgun sequence genome has a window encoding:
- the LOC117854488 gene encoding NADH-ubiquinone oxidoreductase chain 5: protein FDSVFDSLTVVMLIVVTFISSLVHLYSISYMSEDPHSPRFMCYLSIFTFFMLMLVTGDNFLQLFLGWEGVGLASYLLIHFWFTRLQADKAAIKAMLVNRVGDFGLALGIFGCFTLFQTVDFSTIFACASAPRNEWIFCNMRLNAITLICILLFIGAVGKSAQIGLHTWLPDAMEGPTPVSALIHAATMVTAGVFMIARCSPLFEYSPTALIVITFAGAMTSFLAATTGILQNDLKRVIAYSTCSQLGYMIFACGISNYSVSVFHLMNHAFFKALLFLSAGSVIHAMSDEQDMRKMGGLASSFPLTYAMMLMGSLSLIGFPFLTGFYSKDVILELAYTKYTISGNFAFWLGSVSVLFTSYYSFRLLFLTFLVPTNSFGRDRLRCHDAPIPMAIPLILLALGSLFVGYLAKV, encoded by the coding sequence TTTGACTCCGTGTTCGATAGCCTGACCGTAGTGATGTTAATTGTGGTTACATTCATAAGTAGCTTGGTCCATCTTTATTCCATTTCATATATGTCTGAGGATCCGCATAGCCCTCGATTTATGTGTTATTTATccatttttactttttttatgCTAATGTTGGTGACTGGAGATAACTTTCTTCAATTATTCCTGGGATGGGAGGGAGTAGGTCTTGCTTCATATTTGTTAATTCATTTCTGGTTTACACGACTTCAGGCGGATAAAGCAGCTATAAAAGCTATGCTTGTCAATCGAGTAGGTGATTTTGGATTAGCTCTTGGGATTTTTGGTTGTTTTACTCTCTTTCAAACAGTAGACTTTTCAACCATTTTTGCTTGTGCTAGTGCTCCCAGAAATGAATGGATTTTTTGCAATATGAGATTGAATGCCATAACTCTGATTTGTATTTTACTTTTTATTGGTGCAGTTGGGAAATCTGCACAGATAGGATTGCATACTTGGTTACCCGATGCAATGGAGGGTCCCACTCCAGTATCTGCTTTGATTCATGCAGCTACTATGGTCACTGCTGGCGTTTTCATGATAGCAAGGTGCTCCCCTTTATTTGAATACTCACCTACGGCTTTGATTGTTATTACTTTTGCAGGAGCTATGACGTCATTCCTTGCGGCAACCACTGGAATATTACAGAACGATCTAAAGAGGGTCATAGCTTATTCAACTTGCAGTCAATTAGGCTATATGATCTTTGCTTGCGGCATCTCTAACTATTCGGTTAGCGTCTTTCACTTAATGAATCACGCGTTTTTCAAAGCATTACTCTTCCTGAGTGCGGGTTCGGTGATTCATGCCATGTCGGATGAGCAAGATATGCGGAAGATGGGGGGGCTTGCCTCCTCCTTTCCTTTGACCTATGCCATGATGCTCATGGGCAGCTTATCTCTTATTGGATTTCCTTTTCTAACTGGATTTTATTCCAAAGATGTGATCTTAGAGCTCGCTTACACAAAGTATACCATCAGTGGGAACTTTGCTTTCTGGTTGGGAAGTGTCTCTGTCCTTTTCACTTCTTATTACTCCTTTCGTTTACTATTTCTAACATTTCTAGTACCAACTAATTCATTCGGGCGAGACAGATTACGATGTCATGATGCGCCCATTCCTATGGCCATTCCTTTAATACTTTTGGCTCTCGGGAGTCTCTTTGTAGGATACTTGGCCAAAGTGTGA
- the LOC140221559 gene encoding ATP synthase subunit a-like codes for MNENPLILGVHVVDQTSGVVDTQIEQHLNVATTSPNSTGILTPNSVVTPPKISNVHSYIRDFVHQFLNPSDVFDHVYGGVAPPANDMDISGLLKIYGIEGDTREPVFSEVQNLIDLYLKECDMVLPPSYSISEFCEQFLGPDSPRSLKGTFADLFFYAQGSLSWERGVVSLYDQIWEAAGPDSPFSDPDSPFFGADSPQSVLDFAGLPVEAGPANDAGLPGVGPVAESPLDQFGIHPILDLHMGNYYFSFTNPSLSMLLTLGLVLLLLYVVTKKGGGKSVPNAWQSLVELIYDFVPNLVNEQIGGISGNVKQKFFPCISVTFTFSLFRNPQGMIPFSFTVTSHFLITLALSFSIFIGITIVGFQRHGLHFFSFLLPAGVPLPLAPFLVLLELISHCFRALSSGIRLFANMMAGHSSVKILSGFAWTMLFLNNIFYFIGDLGPLFIVLALTGLELGVAISQAHVSTISICIYLNDATNLHQNE; via the coding sequence atGAATGAAAATCCTTTAATTCTGGGGGTACATGTAGTGGACCAAACATCCGGAGTAGTGGATACCCAAATTGAGCAGCATCTTAATGTCGCCACCACCAGTCCGAATTCAACGGGGATTCTGACCCCTAATTCTGTTGTAACTCCGCCTAAAATATCTAACGTCCATTCTTATATAAGGGATTTCGTCCATCAATTTTTGAATCCCTCAGATGTTTTTGACCATGTATACGGGGGGGTAGCACCGCCCGCTAATGACATGGACATTTCTGGCCTTTTAAAAATTTATGGAATTGAGGGTGATACAAGAGAACCCGTTTTTTCAGAGGTTCAAAACCTTATAGATCTGTATTTAAAAGAATGCGACATGGTGTTGCCTCCTTCCTAttctatttctgaattttgcGAACAGTTTCTCGGGCCCGACTCCCCCCGGAGTCTAAAAGGGACTTTCGCGGACTTATTTTTTTATGCCCAAGGCAGCTTGTCTTGGGAAAGAGGGGTCGTGAGTCTATATGATCAGATTTGGGAAGCCGCGGGTCCTGATAGCCCTTTTAGCGATCCGGATAGCCCTTTTTTTGGAGCGGATTCCCCTCAATCAGTATTGGATTTCGCGGGTCTTCCAGTTGAAGCCGGCCCAGCCAATGATGCGGGTCTTCCAGGAGTAGGCCCGGTAGCGGAGAGTCCTTTGGATCAATTTGGCATTCACCCTATTCTGGATCTTCATATGGGCAACTATTATTTCTCATTTACAAATCCTTCCTTGTCTATGTTGCTCACTCTCGGTTTGGTCTTACTTCTTCTTTATGTTGTGACAAAAAAGGGAGGGGGAAAGTCAGTGCCAAATGCATGGCAATCCTTGGTAGAGCTTATTTATGATTTCGTGCCGAACCTGGTAAACGAACAAATAGGTGGTATTTCAGGAAATGTGAAACAAAAGTTTTTCCCTTGCATCTCGGTCACTTTTACTTTTTCGTTATTTCGTAATCCCCAGGGTATGATACCTTTTAGCTTCACAGTGACAAGTCATTTTCTCATTACTTTGGCTCTTTCATTTTCCATTTTTATAGGCATTACGATCGTTGGATTTCAAAGACATGGGCTTCATTTTTTTAGCTTCTTATTACCCGCGGGAGTCCCACTGCCATTAGCACCTTTTTTAGTACTCCTTGAGCTAATCTCTCATTGTTTTCGTGCATTAAGCTCAGGAATACGTTTATTTGCTAATATGATGGCCGGTCATAGTTCAGTAAAGATTTTAAGTGGGTTTGCTTGGACTATGCTATTTCTGAATAATATTTTCTATTTCATAGGAGATCTTGGTCCCTTATTTATAGTTCTAGCATTAACCGGTCTGGAATTAGGTGTAGCTATATCACAAGCTCATGTTTCTACGATCTCAATTTGTATTTACTTGAATGATGCTACAAATCTCCATCAAAATGAGTAA
- the LOC140221560 gene encoding ATP synthase subunit 9, mitochondrial — translation MSRLDMLEGAKSIGAGAATIALAGAAVGIGNVLSSSIHSVARNPSLAKQSFGYAILGFALTEAIALFASMMAFLISFVF, via the coding sequence ATGTCGCGACTCGACATGTTAGAAGGAGCTAAATCAATAGGTGCCGGAGCTGCTACAATTGCTTTAGCGGGAGCTGCTGTCGGTATTGGAAACGTCCTCAGTTCTTCGATTCATTCCGTGGCGCGAAATCCTTCATTGGCTAAACAATCATTTGGTTATGCTATTTTGGGCTTTGCTCTCACCGAAGCTATTGCATTGTTTGCCTCAATGATGGCCTTTCTGATCTCATTCGTTTTCTAG